From the Acidicapsa ligni genome, one window contains:
- a CDS encoding 30S ribosomal protein S1 has translation MSDTSTPGTESSVPTPTESSISDLSTETVAVPEVPVSDESAPETVAAENSGSEVSETKSAPEPAAETKPEAPEPVVAPILAPAVAPVAAPVAAPITPKEASAPAPVAEPEASLEPNEPEESFADIFSEFQRTHSRREATDSRQIRGTVVSITADSVLIDIGFKSEGILPLTAFPANRAAAQVGDTLIVSVKGRDSDGYYELSLFKTAQPKDWSSLERAFEEKSTIVGTVTGVIKGGLHVDVGVRAFLPASRSGTRDASELEKLVGQEIRCRITKLDVQDEDVVIDRRIVSEEEALQTQAKRYAEVEEGAVVDGTVRSLTDYGAFVDLGGVDGLLHISDIAWTRVAKSSDVLSVGQQIEVKVLKIDAESRRISLGLKQLQAQPWDAVPEKYHAGDRVRGVVTRTTDFGAFVEIEPGVEGLVHLSEMSWTKRILKATEVVKAGDVVEAVILNIGVTERRISLGLKQALGDPWVEAATRLMAGSVVEGPVASITKFGAFVQVAEGVEGLVHISEIVADRRLNHPSDVLRVGEIVKAQVLEIDKEKRQLRLSIKQLIPTSLDEFVAEHSVGDQVTGRVVSINEGIAQVELGEGIVCLCKLPPEAPAPVETPAPAAGKVDLSAFSSMLKTKWKTGSSSATTKDQAAKSESVKAGQVRSFRITQLDAASKRVDVALIP, from the coding sequence ATGTCTGATACCAGCACACCAGGGACTGAATCCAGCGTCCCAACCCCTACTGAATCTTCGATTTCCGACCTCTCTACTGAGACCGTTGCGGTCCCCGAAGTGCCTGTTTCCGATGAAAGCGCTCCTGAGACAGTTGCTGCTGAAAACTCAGGGTCCGAAGTGAGCGAAACGAAATCTGCGCCAGAACCTGCTGCGGAAACCAAGCCTGAAGCGCCGGAACCGGTCGTTGCCCCCATCCTTGCCCCCGCCGTTGCGCCAGTTGCCGCGCCCGTTGCCGCGCCTATTACTCCCAAGGAGGCCTCCGCGCCAGCACCTGTTGCTGAACCTGAGGCATCGCTGGAACCGAACGAGCCTGAAGAGTCTTTCGCTGATATCTTCTCTGAGTTCCAGCGCACACATTCGCGCCGCGAAGCCACCGACAGCCGCCAGATTCGCGGAACGGTTGTGTCGATTACGGCTGATTCCGTGCTGATCGATATTGGCTTCAAGTCCGAGGGAATTTTGCCTCTGACGGCTTTCCCAGCCAACCGCGCGGCGGCACAGGTAGGAGATACCTTAATCGTCTCGGTCAAGGGACGCGACTCTGACGGCTACTACGAGCTCAGTCTTTTCAAGACCGCGCAGCCCAAGGACTGGAGCAGTCTGGAGCGGGCTTTCGAGGAGAAGTCAACCATTGTGGGTACGGTGACCGGTGTCATCAAGGGCGGCCTGCATGTGGATGTTGGCGTGCGCGCTTTTTTGCCTGCATCCCGTAGCGGCACACGCGATGCCTCTGAGTTGGAGAAGCTGGTCGGGCAGGAGATTCGCTGCCGCATCACGAAGCTCGACGTCCAGGACGAAGATGTTGTCATTGATCGCCGCATCGTGAGCGAAGAAGAAGCACTGCAAACACAAGCCAAACGCTATGCGGAAGTCGAAGAAGGCGCGGTTGTCGATGGCACCGTCCGCAGCCTTACGGACTACGGCGCTTTTGTGGATCTGGGTGGCGTCGATGGGCTGCTGCATATCAGCGACATTGCGTGGACCAGGGTAGCGAAGTCTTCGGATGTTTTATCTGTCGGACAGCAGATTGAAGTCAAGGTGCTCAAAATCGATGCAGAGAGCCGCCGGATTTCGCTCGGACTGAAGCAGTTGCAGGCGCAGCCCTGGGATGCGGTTCCAGAGAAGTATCATGCTGGCGATCGCGTTCGTGGAGTTGTTACGCGTACGACAGACTTTGGTGCTTTTGTAGAGATCGAGCCCGGTGTCGAGGGCCTTGTTCATCTATCAGAGATGTCGTGGACGAAGCGCATTCTGAAGGCGACCGAAGTGGTCAAAGCCGGCGACGTTGTCGAAGCGGTGATCCTCAACATCGGCGTGACAGAACGGCGTATTTCGCTGGGATTGAAGCAGGCTCTGGGCGATCCGTGGGTAGAGGCGGCAACTCGTCTCATGGCGGGCTCCGTTGTCGAAGGCCCCGTGGCGAGCATCACCAAATTTGGCGCATTCGTACAGGTCGCTGAAGGTGTCGAAGGCCTGGTACATATCAGCGAAATCGTCGCGGACCGGCGATTGAATCATCCCTCTGACGTGCTGCGCGTTGGCGAAATTGTCAAAGCACAGGTGCTGGAAATCGACAAGGAAAAGCGCCAGCTTCGGTTGAGTATCAAACAGCTTATTCCTACCAGCCTGGATGAGTTTGTTGCGGAGCACTCCGTTGGGGATCAGGTCACGGGAAGAGTTGTCTCAATCAATGAAGGCATTGCCCAGGTGGAGTTGGGTGAGGGCATTGTTTGCCTGTGCAAGCTGCCGCCTGAGGCACCAGCCCCTGTGGAAACACCCGCGCCAGCAGCGGGGAAAGTTGATCTGTCGGCGTTCAGCTCCATGTTGAAGACCAAGTGGAAGACTGGCAGCAGTTCGGCTACAACGAAGGATCAGGCAGCGAAATCAGAGTCCGTGAAAGCTGGCCAGGTTCGCAGCTTCCGCATTACACAGCTTGATGCAGCAAGCAAGCGCGTCGATGTTGCGCTGATTCCGTAG
- a CDS encoding amidase, with protein sequence MPHSRLIPLAILCLAIPAFAAVNKIDNGIAATAPTASAEMDKDLLEVTIPQLEQLYASHKYTVTQVVQWYFARIRRYNGIYMAVQNLDEAGALATAAQEDAAAASGNTQRGPMWGVPIVTKANTSIRGLITTDGWEGYKIPGHELVAPKDATIVVRLKAAGAIILGQTNMPDFAASDTNRSTAFGRTGNAYDVRFSPGGSSGGTVTAVTSNYALLGNGTDTGNSIRMPSATSAVIGVLPTRGLISIAGIAPLDWLLDNTGPIARDVTDAAIALSVMAGEDPLDQRTVGSAAKAQPGPYTQYLKLDALKGKRFGVPAFIMQGAGIPFQGIHAAVSDKTTAAQQTSSREPLQPSTRTAFLKAIEGLRAAGATIVFDDAILPDSFAQTVSRVGTLPYVREGTENFLKTFGPSQYHSSAEYEKAVGSALPATIIGGWTGTGRRGDALISQRKIETDPNAEANYFGPRRKAVEIYNATLDRLHLDGYVYPATQMPPPDETMPQNGEISGGPHSDTGWVNMIGVPAVVVVGGFYPDGLPFGLEISARQWKDGDLLGYAYAYEQATHHRHPPLLVESGLLPIAR encoded by the coding sequence ATGCCGCATTCCCGCCTGATTCCTCTAGCGATCCTTTGCCTTGCTATCCCTGCATTCGCAGCAGTAAATAAAATTGACAATGGCATTGCCGCGACGGCTCCCACGGCATCGGCCGAGATGGACAAAGACCTGCTCGAAGTGACGATTCCCCAACTGGAGCAGCTTTACGCCAGCCATAAGTACACCGTCACGCAAGTAGTTCAGTGGTACTTCGCTCGGATTCGGCGATACAACGGAATCTACATGGCGGTACAAAATCTCGATGAGGCAGGAGCACTGGCTACCGCTGCGCAGGAAGATGCGGCGGCGGCATCCGGCAACACACAGCGCGGCCCTATGTGGGGTGTGCCAATTGTGACCAAGGCCAACACCAGCATTCGCGGCCTGATCACGACCGACGGCTGGGAGGGATACAAGATTCCCGGCCACGAACTGGTGGCGCCAAAAGACGCAACCATTGTCGTCCGCCTCAAAGCCGCTGGAGCAATCATTCTCGGGCAAACGAACATGCCGGACTTCGCCGCCAGCGACACCAATCGCAGCACCGCCTTTGGAAGAACCGGCAACGCCTACGATGTTCGCTTCAGTCCGGGCGGTTCGTCAGGGGGCACAGTAACCGCAGTCACCTCAAACTACGCGTTGCTGGGCAATGGAACCGATACGGGCAATTCCATACGCATGCCCTCAGCCACCAGCGCGGTCATCGGAGTTCTACCCACGCGCGGTCTCATCAGCATTGCAGGCATCGCGCCGCTCGACTGGCTGCTGGATAATACCGGTCCCATTGCACGCGATGTCACAGACGCCGCAATCGCCTTGAGCGTAATGGCCGGCGAAGATCCACTCGACCAGCGCACGGTTGGCTCCGCAGCCAAGGCGCAACCCGGTCCCTACACGCAGTATCTGAAGCTGGATGCGCTCAAGGGCAAGCGGTTCGGCGTGCCGGCGTTCATCATGCAGGGTGCAGGAATTCCATTTCAAGGCATACACGCAGCCGTCTCCGACAAGACCACAGCCGCACAGCAAACCAGTTCGCGCGAGCCGCTGCAGCCATCGACTCGCACCGCCTTTCTCAAAGCGATTGAAGGACTGCGCGCAGCAGGCGCGACCATCGTTTTCGACGACGCGATTCTGCCCGATAGCTTCGCACAAACTGTCAGCCGCGTCGGCACATTGCCCTACGTGCGCGAAGGCACAGAGAACTTTCTCAAGACCTTCGGCCCATCTCAATATCATTCGTCCGCCGAGTATGAAAAAGCCGTCGGCTCAGCCCTGCCAGCAACTATCATCGGCGGCTGGACGGGAACAGGGCGTCGTGGCGACGCGCTCATTTCGCAAAGGAAGATCGAGACTGACCCCAACGCTGAGGCCAACTACTTCGGCCCTCGCCGCAAAGCTGTTGAGATCTACAACGCAACGCTGGATCGCCTGCACCTCGACGGATATGTCTATCCCGCTACGCAGATGCCTCCGCCAGATGAAACCATGCCTCAAAACGGAGAGATCAGCGGCGGCCCGCACAGCGATACCGGCTGGGTCAACATGATTGGAGTGCCCGCAGTCGTTGTCGTTGGCGGCTTCTATCCCGACGGCCTGCCATTCGGACTGGAGATATCCGCCAGGCAATGGAAGGACGGCGATCTGCTCGGCTACGCATACGCATACGAGCAAGCGACCCACCACCGTCATCCACCCTTATTGGTAGAGAGCGGACTTTTACCCATCGCACGATAG
- a CDS encoding Dabb family protein produces MYYHIFGFKWKAKATETDKANAATDILAFQGAIPGLIETHFGPNTSAHTQGYTVAGVMKFQDKASLDAYQRHPSHLALLDWLVPLIDAVELDIEV; encoded by the coding sequence ATGTATTACCACATCTTTGGATTTAAATGGAAAGCGAAAGCCACCGAAACAGACAAAGCAAATGCCGCCACAGATATCCTCGCATTTCAGGGCGCTATCCCTGGCTTGATCGAGACGCACTTCGGGCCCAATACCTCAGCCCACACGCAGGGATACACCGTTGCCGGTGTCATGAAATTTCAGGACAAAGCCAGCCTGGATGCCTATCAGCGTCACCCGTCCCATCTTGCGCTTCTCGACTGGCTCGTTCCACTGATTGATGCAGTGGAGTTGGATATCGAGGTCTAA
- a CDS encoding Gfo/Idh/MocA family protein has product MDRRKFVQSAVGAASGLLLLKPETVFGYQANSAVRLGLLGCGNRGTSVSTSFSKSTSAQVVALADLFPDQLTAGHGHFNQLNASLGRAPVQDKLLFHGPHAFEQLVASPDVDLIQISTPPFFHVQHLEAAVASGKHVYCEKPMGIDVKQARQALEIAKRVKPTQSVDVGFQCRSAPPIAAIEERIKANALGKIASVTGYYNAPASTEKVRQGASADEHRLRNWLWDRAISGDILVEQNIHIIDLCNWILGAHPLKATASGGRNILTHAGDCWDNYQVDFTYPGDVHLSFASTQFGDYGGFEAGLKFFGANGWANVPYSGAMQIQGAQPWQWQSSNTASANPGKFAANGSFLDNLEFADRDKERTFIDSITSGKSHNQIASGVETALSCMLGRMAGYQKREVTWEELLAHGETYQLGMNMAQFG; this is encoded by the coding sequence ATGGACCGTCGCAAATTTGTTCAGAGTGCGGTTGGCGCTGCTTCAGGATTGCTTTTACTGAAGCCTGAGACTGTTTTTGGATACCAGGCCAACTCCGCCGTACGGCTTGGTTTGCTTGGATGCGGAAACCGCGGGACATCTGTGTCTACGTCGTTTTCCAAGAGCACATCGGCACAGGTAGTTGCTCTCGCGGATTTGTTTCCAGATCAACTTACTGCTGGTCATGGACACTTCAACCAACTCAATGCGAGCCTTGGACGCGCACCGGTTCAAGACAAGCTGTTGTTTCATGGTCCCCATGCCTTCGAACAGCTCGTTGCCTCACCGGATGTAGACCTCATTCAGATTTCAACACCTCCTTTTTTTCATGTGCAACATTTGGAAGCTGCTGTTGCATCGGGCAAGCATGTCTACTGCGAGAAGCCGATGGGCATCGACGTGAAGCAGGCGCGACAGGCGCTTGAGATCGCAAAGCGTGTGAAGCCGACGCAGAGTGTCGATGTGGGATTTCAGTGTCGTAGCGCTCCGCCCATCGCCGCAATTGAAGAACGGATCAAGGCCAATGCTCTGGGCAAAATTGCCTCGGTGACCGGCTACTATAACGCGCCCGCTTCGACGGAAAAGGTGCGGCAGGGAGCTTCAGCGGATGAGCATCGCTTGCGCAACTGGCTGTGGGATCGCGCTATTTCAGGAGATATTCTCGTCGAGCAAAATATCCACATCATCGACTTGTGCAACTGGATTCTGGGTGCTCATCCATTAAAGGCAACGGCTTCCGGTGGACGTAATATCCTGACGCATGCGGGCGATTGCTGGGATAACTACCAGGTCGATTTCACCTATCCGGGAGATGTGCATCTTTCCTTTGCTTCAACGCAGTTTGGGGACTACGGTGGGTTTGAAGCGGGGCTCAAGTTCTTTGGCGCAAATGGCTGGGCGAACGTTCCTTACTCCGGGGCAATGCAGATTCAGGGCGCGCAGCCGTGGCAATGGCAATCATCGAATACGGCATCTGCCAATCCAGGAAAGTTTGCGGCGAATGGCAGCTTCTTGGACAATCTGGAATTTGCAGATCGCGACAAGGAACGCACATTCATTGACAGCATAACTTCAGGCAAATCGCATAATCAGATCGCATCCGGAGTGGAGACAGCGCTGAGCTGCATGCTGGGCCGCATGGCTGGATACCAGAAACGCGAAGTGACATGGGAAGAGCTGCTGGCACACGGCGAGACTTACCAGCTTGGGATGAACATGGCGCAGTTTGGATGA